A window from Vespa velutina chromosome 13, iVesVel2.1, whole genome shotgun sequence encodes these proteins:
- the LOC124953902 gene encoding thiamine transporter 2-like — translation MYWLKISFILCMFGLLKDFRPSESFVTDYLTGPWKNFTHAQVNQEIYPVSTYSYFLTLVIIFLITDFVRYKPIIILCSLSGMIAFLVLIFGKTVPVVQITEFFYGLFLSSEVAYYTYIYAKVDKKHYQEVTGHTKAASLVGRCMAGIIAQLTASFHILDFHELNYLTIAAFGLATIWTFFLPSVGQSIYFHSPIYDQSITTAPADTVKSSESDNCYEFDRHKQSRYNPAKRNNVTSMSSKLKHAYALLWQHFLNAYTHHHIVKWSMWWAFSTCGYLQITNYAQLLWQTAVESYDDIYNGAVDACYAIIGASTVFVISKIPFNWPVIGDVTLTLFALIEGGLIILCSYNYNIWVLYTAYIIFGVVYHTMVTVASFEVAKNISEDSYGLIFGTNIFLALLFQSLLTLIVINGNLGDTIRSQFFIYGCYYIILAVIFLIIAIYTIIKRYRNGDKFEIWLKNKNIRKSIDNIDNNESFNTNSTVSKNDILTVQSEDKYCVN, via the exons atgtattggttaaaaatatcttttatcctATGTATGTTTGGATTGCTAAAAGACTTCAGGCCATCCGAGTCATTCGTAACTGATTATTTAACAGGACCATGGAAGAATTTTACACATGCACAA GTCAATCAAGAAATTTATCCAGTTAGCACGTACAGTTATTTTTTAACtctagttattatatttttgataacaGATTTTGTAAGATATAAgcctattattatattgtgtTCACTTTCTGGAATGATTGCATTTCTTGTATTGATATTTGGAAAAACTGTGCCAGTAGTTCAGATCACTGAATTCTTTTATggtctgtttctttcttccgaAGTggcatattatacatacatatatgcaaaaGTTGATAAGAAACACTATCAAGAAGTGACAGGTCATACAAAAGCTGCTTCGCTTGTTGGACGGTGTATGGCTGGAATTATAGCACAATTAACAGcttcttttcatatattagATTTCCATGAGTTGAATTATCTTACCATTGCAG CGTTTGGTCTCGCCACGATATGGACGTTTTTTTTACCATCCGTCGgtcaatcgatttattttcattcaccTATTTATGATCAAAGTATTACAACCGCACCAGCGGATACCGTGAAATCGTCGGAAAGTGACAATTGCTATGAATTCGATCGTCATAAACAATCGAGATATAATCCTGCGAAGAGAAATAATGTTACCTCAATGTCTTCTAAGTTGAAACATGCCTACGCGTTATTATGGCAACATTTTTTAAACGCTTATACGCATCATCACATTGTAAAATGGTCCATGTGGTGGGCATTTTCAACTTGCGGCTATTTGCAAATAACTAATTACGCCCAACTTTTATGGCAAACGGCTGTTGAATCATATGACGATATCTATAACGGAGCGGTAGATGCTTGTTATGCAATAATag GTGCTTCCACCGTTTTTGTCATTTCTAAAATACCATTCAACTGGCCAGTGATAGGAGATGtaacattaacattatttGCCCTTATAGAGGGTGGCTTAATTATATTGTgttcttataattataatatttgggTATTATATACtgcttatataatatttggaGTGGTTTATCACACTATGGTCACTGTTGCAAG CTTCGAAGttgcaaaaaatatatctgaaGATAGCTACGGTTTAATATTTGGGACAAATATCTTTTTAGCACTATTGTTCCAAAGTTTGTTAAcattaatagttattaatggAAATCTTGGAGACACTATTAGATCTCAG tttttcatttatggctgttattatataattttggctgtgatatttttaataatagctatatatacgattataaaaCGTTATAGAAATGgtgataaatttgaaatatggttaaaaaataagaacattCGAAAGTCAATagataacatcgataataatgaatcgtTTAATACAAATTCGACGGTATCTAAAAATGATATCTTAACTGTTCAATCAGAAGATAAGTATTgcgtaaattaa
- the LOC124953906 gene encoding transmembrane protein 43 homolog isoform X1: MTTNRKICFSFSEIQTYDWMLWQNGQQQRANVEPIHQNRINGRQPSPINVPMSVSEQFRESWLTAIIGSILFATGMCLLFWNEGRAVKVAYSLDEALRNVAVLSNPFKLLPEFEGRLIHISGSLSISEPLTEPDYGIIVSSVKLKRRVQMYQWVEIEEERSFGGVTEEEKHYYYTTEWKDKLVDSDHFYIRTGHHNPKEMPIKSQIQIANEVKIGAFILGSELKKKFNEFVEITSDERPERKDIKMHSGLYYHSADLWNPQVGDIRIQFSYAGKQGDIYSIVGMMEKGIIVPYTTSHGEDILLQRKHKMTVDQMFHLEHVHNYWRTWSIRGLGWLVLFLAATCLANILRTVILNSTFLCGIIAIESLTMSVSMSISLLVIGFAWVWYRPVIGLCLALASILPFIYSTLIAGSQSQQRDNYRRL; the protein is encoded by the exons ATGACAACCAATAGGAaaatttgcttttctttctctgagaTTCAAACATATGATTGGATGCTATGG CAAAATGGACAGCAGCAAAGAGCAAATGTTGAACCAATACATCAAAATCGAATTAATGGAAGACAGCCTTCACCCATAAATGTTCCAATGTCAGTTTCAGAACAGTTTAGAGAATCATGGTTAACTGCTATTATTGGATCTATTTTGTTTGCGACTGGCATGTGCCTGTTGTTTTGGAACGaa GGAAGGGCTGTAAAAGTAGCATACTCTTTAGACGAAGCCTTACGGAATGTAGCAGTGCTTTCAAatccatttaaattattacccGAGTTTGAAGGTCGTTTAATACATATTTCAGGATCATTATCCATATCAGAGCCATTGACTGAACCTGATTATGGTATTATTGTGTCAagtgttaaattaaaaagaagagtacAGATGTATCAATGGGTcgaaatcgaagaagaaagaag TTTTGGTGGTGTAacggaagaagagaaacattattattatacgacaGAATGGAAGGATAAGCTTGTAGATtctgatcatttttatatcagaACTGGACACCATAATCCAAAAGAAATGCCAATCAAAAGTCAAATACAGATTGCTAATGAAGTTAAAATTGGAGCCTTTATTCTTGGATcagaattaaagaagaaatttaatgaatttgttGAGATTACTAGCGACGAGAGACCAGAACGTAAAGATATCAAAATGCATTCTGGCCTGTATTATCATAGCGCTGATTTGTGGAATCCTCAG gTGGGAGACATTAGAATACAATTTTCTTATGCAGGTAAACAAGGTGATATTTACTCTATCGTTGGCATGATGGAGAAAGGAATTATTGTTCCTTATACCACATCACACGGGGAAGATATTTTACTTCAAAGGAAACACAAAATGACGGTAGATCAAATGTTTCACTTGGAACATGTGCACAATTACTGGAGAACTTGGAGTATCAG AGGACTAGGCTGGTTAGTTCTATTTTTGGCAGCAACTTGTTTGGCAAATATATTGAGGACCGTGATACTTAATTCAACATTCTTATGTGGAATAATAGCAATTGAGTCATTAACAATGTCCGTTTCCATGTCCATTAGTTTATTAGTAATTGGTTTTGCATGGGTGTGGTATCGGCCGGTAATTGGCCTTTGCTTAGCTTTAGCTTCGATTttaccatttatttattcaacttTAATAGCAGGATCACAATCGCAACAACGTGATAATTACAGAAGATTGTAG
- the LOC124953906 gene encoding transmembrane protein 43 homolog isoform X2, producing the protein MYRANQNGQQQRANVEPIHQNRINGRQPSPINVPMSVSEQFRESWLTAIIGSILFATGMCLLFWNEGRAVKVAYSLDEALRNVAVLSNPFKLLPEFEGRLIHISGSLSISEPLTEPDYGIIVSSVKLKRRVQMYQWVEIEEERSFGGVTEEEKHYYYTTEWKDKLVDSDHFYIRTGHHNPKEMPIKSQIQIANEVKIGAFILGSELKKKFNEFVEITSDERPERKDIKMHSGLYYHSADLWNPQVGDIRIQFSYAGKQGDIYSIVGMMEKGIIVPYTTSHGEDILLQRKHKMTVDQMFHLEHVHNYWRTWSIRGLGWLVLFLAATCLANILRTVILNSTFLCGIIAIESLTMSVSMSISLLVIGFAWVWYRPVIGLCLALASILPFIYSTLIAGSQSQQRDNYRRL; encoded by the exons ATGTATCGtgcaaat CAAAATGGACAGCAGCAAAGAGCAAATGTTGAACCAATACATCAAAATCGAATTAATGGAAGACAGCCTTCACCCATAAATGTTCCAATGTCAGTTTCAGAACAGTTTAGAGAATCATGGTTAACTGCTATTATTGGATCTATTTTGTTTGCGACTGGCATGTGCCTGTTGTTTTGGAACGaa GGAAGGGCTGTAAAAGTAGCATACTCTTTAGACGAAGCCTTACGGAATGTAGCAGTGCTTTCAAatccatttaaattattacccGAGTTTGAAGGTCGTTTAATACATATTTCAGGATCATTATCCATATCAGAGCCATTGACTGAACCTGATTATGGTATTATTGTGTCAagtgttaaattaaaaagaagagtacAGATGTATCAATGGGTcgaaatcgaagaagaaagaag TTTTGGTGGTGTAacggaagaagagaaacattattattatacgacaGAATGGAAGGATAAGCTTGTAGATtctgatcatttttatatcagaACTGGACACCATAATCCAAAAGAAATGCCAATCAAAAGTCAAATACAGATTGCTAATGAAGTTAAAATTGGAGCCTTTATTCTTGGATcagaattaaagaagaaatttaatgaatttgttGAGATTACTAGCGACGAGAGACCAGAACGTAAAGATATCAAAATGCATTCTGGCCTGTATTATCATAGCGCTGATTTGTGGAATCCTCAG gTGGGAGACATTAGAATACAATTTTCTTATGCAGGTAAACAAGGTGATATTTACTCTATCGTTGGCATGATGGAGAAAGGAATTATTGTTCCTTATACCACATCACACGGGGAAGATATTTTACTTCAAAGGAAACACAAAATGACGGTAGATCAAATGTTTCACTTGGAACATGTGCACAATTACTGGAGAACTTGGAGTATCAG AGGACTAGGCTGGTTAGTTCTATTTTTGGCAGCAACTTGTTTGGCAAATATATTGAGGACCGTGATACTTAATTCAACATTCTTATGTGGAATAATAGCAATTGAGTCATTAACAATGTCCGTTTCCATGTCCATTAGTTTATTAGTAATTGGTTTTGCATGGGTGTGGTATCGGCCGGTAATTGGCCTTTGCTTAGCTTTAGCTTCGATTttaccatttatttattcaacttTAATAGCAGGATCACAATCGCAACAACGTGATAATTACAGAAGATTGTAG